The Novibacillus thermophilus genome segment GATCCAACATTTGGCGGTGCTGTGCTGTCACGGTGACGATCGGTTCAATGTGTTCGGGATATTTCTTCAGTTCCAACACTAACGGAGCCATCTTGATCGCTTCCGGGCGCGTCCCGAAGATGGTCATGACTTTGATCGGTTCTGGCATAATTTGTCTCCTATCGAGTATAAGTGCAGTTCCTACTGTTTATGCATTGCAAACACCCTCCGGTGAGGGTGACAGGGTGACGAACTTCACATGAAAATTAGACAAACTCCGTTATAAGTGTACGAGACTTGCGATTTATCGTCAACATGGGAGACCCAGCGCTCAAATGAATCTAAAAAAAGATAACTCTTTCTGACTGTAATGGAAAATCACTTTTAGAATGCTACGGCGGCCACATTTTGCATTCCCTCTGAGTTTAGAGATCTATTGCAGAAGGAAAATCTTTATACGCATCAATTCCTTGAGAAAAACCAAGAGATTCATCGCATTTTCTAATAAATTGTAAAACAGTATCTTCTACTAGTTTGTACGAATGTTCCTCTATCGGATCAAAACCATGAGCAAGAAAACTTCTATTTCTGATCTCAACAATATTTTTAATCCTTTCTTTCCACTCTTTCCAAGCAGCAGATATAGGGTGTCCCAATATATCTAGAAGCTCGTAAGTATCGACCAGTCCTAATTTGATTCTCCCCTTATTGTCCTTAAACTTACTGTAATCATCGTGGTAGTTTTCCGGAATTTTGTCTAGTTTTATATCAGAAGATAACATTCTCTCTTTACTAGTCATGAGAGAAAATTGAGCATACATCTCTACTGCGCGATAAATCCGGGCCGTAGCATCGTCGTATAGACCTCGCCTACCTTTTCTCATGGCATTGTATATCACATCATAGACAAGCAAAAATCCAGGGCCTGGTGGCCATTTTTTGTTATCAGGAGACCACTTTTTAATAAATTCTTTATAATTAGCCAGCTTTTTTACCGTTTCGTTGTAGCCTGATATGTGTGGATCGTGCTTGTAGAGATCAAAATATTGTACAGCACCATGGTAATCAAATCGATCCCAGGCTTGAAACCCTTTCGTTAAATAATAATACTTGTTCAACTCGTCCTCATGTTCATCTACAAAACCATACTGTTGCAATTGATCCAATGTTTGTAGAGCAGCAGTATAATTATTCTTATTAAAATTTTCCTTCCAGACATTCAGTCCGCGCCTAATAAACGCCTTATTGACTGGAATCCGCTTGCTTTTTTCCATCCCGTCTTTAACCCGAATCAAGTCTTGCCGCACGCCGGTAACAACATTTAGCTTACACTCGGGGTGTTCAATTCCTGCGGCTCCTAAACCAGCTACCATTGAAACCGTGCCACCTGTATAGTCGACAATAACTTCATGACCTTCTTCAACATATTTTTCAATATATTGAAGAGCCTTTTCATACGTGTCATAAGGATCGTCGGTATCGACGGGAACAATCAAATATTGATTCTCAGTTAAGTTCGTCTGCTTGACTATGCTCTCCCGATGCTTACCTGTCTCCCCAACTTCCCCTTCTCCATCAATCATCGTGCAACTGCCACGATGATTGATGGTTGGAGCTGAACAGAAAAAAATAACATAATCCGGTTCATTATTTTGGATAGACGTGACAATCGGCCTGTCACTACCACCTACCGTTGACAACAAAACCCTCATTTTTTCCACCTCCACGGAATGTAGTCATTTTTCTAGGGAGTACCACCGTCTCGATGGTGATTTCCGGTGAATCCGGTTCTTCGTAAGGGGCCGAAACCCTGTAAATCCCTTAACCTCTTCTGTTCTTGTAGGACACGCCTTTATCGATATTATCGTAACGCATCGCCGCCGGATAAATGATGAGGCGCACCCGATCCTACGGATAGTAGTGCTTCAGCAGGACATGGTAATTTTCCCGATATCGTCCAGCACGTCATCTTCTCTCCAACTGAGACTGTCAATGGCGATCCAGTGATCAGGTCTAAATCCGATAAACTCTAGTCCGTCAGCTCCAGGGCAGACATGTTCTTCGTCCGGTTCAGTAGTACCTTGCATCCTCCCCCCACCTCCTCCCGTTGAATAAGGACGCCCCCCGTGCGGTCCGGTCGATGATGGGCTCCTTTATGTGCTGTTGTGCTTATTCAAATATTCCTCCCGTATAGCCAAAACACCCCAACTGGTGGCTGTCATTGTGAAAATCTGATCCGCCGGTCATGAATAAACCGAATTCTTCCGCCATTTGCCGATACCTTCGATTGGCGTCCTCATCCTGTTCCCGGTGCCACACTTCAAGGCCGTCAAACTCACACGTCTTCAACAGCTCCCTGACCAGATTATCGTCGTGAAGATGGACTGGATGTGCCAGTACGGCTTGCCCGCCCGCTGCATGAATCAGTTCAATGCCCTCCTGGGGCGATAATACGACTTTATCCAGGGCGCACGGCTTGCCGTCAGCCAAGTATTCGTCAAACACCGTTTGGTAATCCGACACATACCCTTTCTTTACAATTGCTTTCGCAATGTGGGGTCGGCCGATGACACCGCCTTGACTGAATTCTTTCACGTCCTCTATCGTCATCGG includes the following:
- a CDS encoding TIGR02710 family CRISPR-associated CARF protein, encoding MRVLLSTVGGSDRPIVTSIQNNEPDYVIFFCSAPTINHRGSCTMIDGEGEVGETGKHRESIVKQTNLTENQYLIVPVDTDDPYDTYEKALQYIEKYVEEGHEVIVDYTGGTVSMVAGLGAAGIEHPECKLNVVTGVRQDLIRVKDGMEKSKRIPVNKAFIRRGLNVWKENFNKNNYTAALQTLDQLQQYGFVDEHEDELNKYYYLTKGFQAWDRFDYHGAVQYFDLYKHDPHISGYNETVKKLANYKEFIKKWSPDNKKWPPGPGFLLVYDVIYNAMRKGRRGLYDDATARIYRAVEMYAQFSLMTSKERMLSSDIKLDKIPENYHDDYSKFKDNKGRIKLGLVDTYELLDILGHPISAAWKEWKERIKNIVEIRNRSFLAHGFDPIEEHSYKLVEDTVLQFIRKCDESLGFSQGIDAYKDFPSAIDL
- a CDS encoding PHP domain-containing protein; its protein translation is MSIETAVQGGSFDLHVHTTASDGDYTPEELVKKAKEVGLKHIAITDHDTLAGVEEAQRAGRALGVHVIAGVELSTKYRGKSVDVLGYDLRDPSELHQTLSRMREGREDRAYRIIQKFTDLGMPMTIEDVKEFSQGGVIGRPHIAKAIVKKGYVSDYQTVFDEYLADGKPCALDKVVLSPQEGIELIHAAGGQAVLAHPVHLHDDNLVRELLKTCEFDGLEVWHREQDEDANRRYRQMAEEFGLFMTGGSDFHNDSHQLGCFGYTGGIFE